From Microbacterium croceum, a single genomic window includes:
- a CDS encoding carbohydrate ABC transporter permease produces the protein MSTQTITTVTASGKKPRIRMERVNWSGTIILILCAVTVLLPLYVTISMAFKTTAQAVDGNAFSLPAPFSLDGFVEAWNLTKFPVGAGISLLVTAGTVIATIVLAAFASYAIVRNWDRKLFRYSFFYLLAAMFIPFPVVALPQIQLTGRVGLDNPFGVIILATMFQLSFSVLLFTAFLRSIPLELEESARIDGATTWQTFWQLIFPLLAPMSATVGIFAFLYAWNDFMMPSLIISDPALQTLPVRQNLFQNQFSNNYNVSFASYLMAMAPAILAYLFTQRFVMEGVTQGAVKG, from the coding sequence ATGTCGACGCAGACCATCACCACCGTCACCGCCTCCGGAAAGAAGCCGCGCATCCGCATGGAGCGCGTGAACTGGTCGGGCACCATCATCCTGATCCTGTGCGCCGTCACGGTGCTGCTCCCGCTCTACGTGACGATCTCGATGGCGTTCAAGACCACGGCGCAGGCCGTCGACGGCAACGCCTTCTCGCTCCCCGCACCGTTCAGCCTGGACGGATTCGTCGAAGCCTGGAACCTCACCAAGTTCCCGGTCGGCGCGGGTATCTCGCTGCTGGTCACCGCCGGCACCGTGATCGCGACCATCGTGCTCGCCGCGTTCGCCTCGTATGCGATCGTGCGCAACTGGGACCGCAAGCTGTTCCGCTACTCCTTCTTCTACCTGTTAGCGGCGATGTTCATCCCGTTCCCGGTGGTGGCGCTGCCGCAGATCCAGCTCACCGGACGCGTCGGACTCGACAACCCCTTCGGCGTGATCATCCTCGCCACCATGTTCCAGCTCAGCTTCAGCGTGCTGCTGTTCACCGCGTTCCTGCGCTCGATCCCGCTGGAGCTCGAGGAGAGCGCCCGCATCGACGGCGCCACGACCTGGCAGACGTTCTGGCAGCTGATCTTCCCGCTGCTCGCGCCGATGAGCGCCACGGTCGGCATCTTCGCGTTCCTCTACGCCTGGAACGACTTCATGATGCCGTCGCTGATCATCTCGGATCCGGCGCTGCAGACGCTCCCGGTGCGGCAGAACCTGTTCCAGAACCAGTTCAGCAACAACTACAACGTGTCGTTCGCCTCGTACCTCATGGCGATGGCCCCGGCGATCCTGGCGTATCTGTTCACGCAGCGCTTCGTCATGGAGGGTGTCACGCAGGGCGCCGTCAAGGGCTGA
- a CDS encoding carbohydrate ABC transporter permease, protein MTNTALPNPAASRITKPSAPTTDTTAIVTGGKRTLGRRTRRVEPIYYLFLLPTLVLFTLAITVPGVVGIFFSFTDSIGIGEWNFNGLTNYIAMFSDPAILQSYLFTFGFSIATVIVVNVVAFLLAVGLTSRIRFKTGLRTIFVIPMVISGIIIAYVFNFLFSNSIPAAGAATGIPWLSTSLLANPDLAWIAIVIVTAWQAVPGTLLIYIAGLLSVPGEVYEAASIDGASKTQQLTRITLPLVAGYVVINVILGFKGFLNAYDIIVGLTNGGPGTSTRSVAMTIIAGFNGGDYAYQMANATIFFIVAVLISLLQLSLTRGRNAL, encoded by the coding sequence ATGACGAACACCGCACTGCCGAACCCGGCAGCCTCCCGCATCACGAAGCCGAGCGCCCCGACGACCGACACCACGGCGATCGTCACGGGCGGGAAGCGCACGCTCGGTCGACGCACACGCCGGGTCGAGCCGATCTACTACCTGTTCCTGCTGCCCACGCTCGTGCTCTTCACGCTCGCGATCACGGTGCCCGGCGTCGTGGGCATCTTCTTCAGCTTCACCGACTCGATCGGCATCGGCGAGTGGAACTTCAACGGCCTCACGAACTACATCGCGATGTTCAGCGATCCGGCCATCCTGCAGAGCTATCTGTTCACGTTCGGCTTCTCGATCGCCACGGTGATCGTCGTGAACGTGGTCGCGTTCCTGCTCGCGGTCGGGCTGACGTCCCGCATCCGCTTCAAGACCGGGCTGCGCACCATCTTCGTGATCCCGATGGTCATCTCGGGCATCATCATCGCCTACGTCTTCAACTTCCTGTTCTCGAACTCGATCCCCGCTGCGGGTGCCGCCACCGGGATCCCGTGGCTGTCGACGAGCCTGCTCGCGAACCCGGATCTGGCGTGGATCGCGATCGTGATCGTGACCGCGTGGCAGGCCGTGCCCGGCACGCTGCTGATCTACATCGCCGGCCTGCTCTCGGTGCCAGGGGAGGTCTACGAGGCCGCGAGCATCGACGGGGCGAGCAAGACGCAGCAGCTGACGCGCATCACGCTCCCGCTGGTCGCCGGCTACGTGGTGATCAACGTCATCCTCGGGTTCAAGGGGTTCCTCAACGCCTACGACATCATCGTCGGACTCACGAACGGCGGTCCTGGCACCTCCACCCGCAGCGTCGCGATGACGATCATCGCGGGCTTCAACGGCGGCGACTACGCCTACCAGATGGCCAATGCGACGATCTTCTTCATCGTCGCCGTGCTCATCTCCCTGCTGCAGCTCTCGCTGACCCGCGGAAGGAACGCACTCTGA
- a CDS encoding ABC transporter substrate-binding protein, with protein MSVNRVRAVRLVAGALGLTLVGAALTSCAAGSGAETIRFTFSKREAIGFMTDLVAEYNASQDDVEVVIDTSGVDVVSASFVRGNPPDIMLANYNYEIARFVQRCALTDLSETDAAATIRDDLQPLMDQYGSCAGRTSALPYSVMAASVIYNKEIFDAQGLEVPQTWDELIAVCDQLKEAGIDPFYGTFKDDWTVGQGWYDYTAGGSVDVIDFFDALAQEGTEVGPDSEVSFQKDFAEPMDRMMLLADEYTNADAASRGYGDGNLAFAKGEAAMYLQGPWAFSEIAKTAPDLELGTFPMPMTDDPADLGVRVNMDLAAMIPEGSRHQEAARDFLEFLYQPERIQEYNASQLGFTPTKDAPAPDDPRIEGMIEYYDNGQIYQGPSVLVPKTLPIFNYAQAMVLGASTTSTLRTMDADWARIAFRAPLPSTQDTASASGETEESAP; from the coding sequence GTGTCTGTGAATCGAGTACGCGCGGTGCGACTGGTCGCCGGGGCTCTGGGGCTCACGCTGGTCGGGGCCGCCCTCACGAGCTGCGCAGCCGGCTCCGGAGCGGAGACCATCCGCTTCACCTTCAGCAAGCGCGAGGCGATCGGGTTCATGACCGATCTGGTCGCCGAGTACAACGCCTCCCAGGACGACGTGGAGGTCGTGATCGACACCTCGGGTGTCGACGTCGTCTCGGCGAGCTTCGTGCGGGGGAACCCGCCTGACATCATGCTCGCCAACTACAACTACGAGATCGCCCGGTTCGTGCAGCGCTGCGCGCTCACCGACCTCTCCGAGACGGATGCGGCGGCCACCATCCGCGATGATCTGCAGCCGCTCATGGATCAGTACGGCTCCTGCGCTGGCCGCACGAGTGCGCTGCCGTACTCGGTGATGGCGGCATCCGTCATCTACAACAAGGAGATCTTCGACGCCCAGGGGCTCGAGGTGCCGCAGACCTGGGACGAGCTGATCGCGGTCTGCGACCAGCTGAAGGAAGCCGGCATCGACCCGTTCTACGGCACGTTCAAGGACGACTGGACCGTGGGTCAGGGCTGGTACGACTACACGGCCGGCGGCTCCGTCGACGTGATCGACTTCTTCGATGCGCTCGCCCAGGAGGGGACAGAGGTCGGCCCCGACTCCGAGGTCTCGTTCCAGAAGGACTTCGCCGAGCCGATGGACCGGATGATGCTGCTCGCCGACGAGTACACGAATGCGGATGCCGCGAGCCGCGGCTACGGCGACGGCAACCTCGCCTTCGCGAAGGGCGAGGCGGCCATGTATCTGCAGGGTCCGTGGGCGTTCAGCGAGATCGCCAAGACCGCACCCGACCTCGAGCTCGGCACCTTCCCGATGCCGATGACCGACGACCCCGCCGACCTCGGCGTGCGCGTCAACATGGACCTCGCCGCGATGATCCCCGAGGGTTCGCGCCACCAGGAGGCCGCCCGCGACTTCCTGGAGTTCCTGTACCAGCCGGAGCGGATCCAGGAGTACAACGCCTCCCAGCTCGGCTTCACCCCGACGAAGGATGCCCCCGCGCCCGACGACCCCCGCATCGAGGGGATGATCGAGTACTACGACAACGGGCAGATCTATCAGGGCCCGTCGGTGCTGGTGCCCAAGACCCTCCCGATCTTCAACTACGCGCAGGCCATGGTGCTCGGCGCGTCCACCACCTCCACGCTGCGCACCATGGATGCCGACTGGGCCAGGATCGCGTTCCGCGCACCCCTCCCGTCGACCCAGGACACCGCATCAGCATCCGGCGAGACAGAGGAGTCCGCGCCATGA
- a CDS encoding ROK family protein, whose product MTEVSADLGTGRASVGAVLDFAWTAGEFTATEAMASTSLTRSTAIDAIDTLLGAAILRELPNARAVGSYRSGRPSRRFVLSSDLGVVVGIDAGDTHLAVTVADPLDRTLVHHRTDLDPDQSAAARRATILERLNAALAEADVTRDDVLALCVGVAAPVNRNGISPPHPEGFWERTNPGLADALQGWAPVVQIKNDAQLAAIAEGAEGAAIGCRDYVALLASERFGGGVVVDGHVLHGAHGGVGEGVVFDHIVGVGSAFGLRYAVQDQVRLAVDAGEIASDSAVGLLAESDRIDPRLVLTLATSGDPDALLVTSRVGATVARIVGVLGSMYDPARVIVCGAVAESIEPVLAAARRILPDELHLPAPEILASSLGAEVVSRGAVATARQAARDHAVPLLAERRLRATA is encoded by the coding sequence GTGACAGAAGTCTCCGCAGACCTGGGCACCGGACGCGCGAGCGTCGGCGCCGTCCTCGACTTCGCCTGGACGGCCGGCGAGTTCACCGCGACCGAGGCGATGGCGAGCACCTCGCTGACCCGTTCCACCGCGATCGACGCGATCGACACCCTGCTCGGCGCCGCGATCCTGCGCGAGCTCCCGAACGCGCGCGCGGTCGGCAGCTACCGCTCCGGACGCCCCTCCCGACGCTTCGTGCTGTCGTCGGATCTCGGGGTGGTCGTCGGCATCGACGCCGGTGACACCCACCTCGCCGTGACCGTCGCCGACCCGCTCGACCGCACGCTCGTCCACCACCGCACCGACCTCGACCCCGACCAGTCGGCGGCTGCACGCCGCGCCACGATCCTCGAGCGGTTGAACGCCGCTCTGGCCGAAGCCGACGTCACGCGGGACGACGTCCTGGCGCTGTGCGTCGGCGTGGCAGCCCCCGTGAACCGCAACGGCATCTCTCCCCCGCACCCCGAGGGCTTCTGGGAGCGCACCAACCCCGGTCTCGCCGACGCCCTGCAGGGATGGGCCCCGGTCGTGCAGATCAAGAACGACGCACAGCTCGCCGCCATCGCGGAGGGCGCGGAGGGCGCCGCGATCGGATGCCGAGACTACGTCGCCCTGCTCGCGAGCGAGCGCTTCGGTGGCGGCGTGGTGGTCGACGGCCACGTGCTGCACGGCGCGCACGGCGGCGTCGGCGAGGGCGTGGTGTTCGACCACATCGTCGGCGTCGGCTCTGCGTTCGGCCTCCGCTACGCCGTGCAGGACCAGGTGCGGCTGGCCGTGGATGCCGGCGAGATCGCCTCCGACAGCGCGGTCGGGCTGCTCGCCGAGAGCGACCGCATCGACCCGCGCCTCGTGCTGACGCTGGCCACGTCCGGCGACCCGGACGCCCTGCTCGTCACGTCCCGCGTCGGCGCGACCGTTGCCCGCATCGTCGGCGTGCTCGGCAGCATGTACGACCCCGCCCGCGTGATCGTATGCGGAGCCGTGGCCGAGAGCATCGAGCCGGTACTGGCCGCCGCGCGGCGCATCCTGCCGGACGAGCTGCACCTGCCCGCTCCGGAGATCCTCGCCTCGAGCCTCGGCGCGGAGGTCGTCTCCCGCGGAGCCGTCGCCACCGCACGCCAGGCCGCCCGCGACCACGCCGTGCCCCTGCTGGCGGAGCGGCGGTTGCGGGCGACCGCATAG
- a CDS encoding dihydrolipoamide acetyltransferase family protein: MSTQNFSLPDVGEGLTEAEVVTWKVAPGDNVAINDVICEIETAKSLVELPSPHAGVVGELLVAEGTTVEVGTPIITFVTAPSSGSGTDSAVAVAPAPEEGGGSVLVGYGTGGGATSRRKRAAARPVRSSVGVIAKPPIRKLARDLGVDLTTVTPTGADGEVTRDDVMKHASQASVFRNIETPEWGAVREETVPAPQSAPVGLARGIAAPAAVAGDDSRTESIPVKGVRKATSSAMVQSAYSAPHVTVWKEIDASRTMELVKRLKASPDYADIRVSPLLIMARAVIWAARRTPMVNAAWIETDAGAEIAVRHYVNLGIAAATPRGLLVPNIKDAQDLGMKELARALNRLTLTAREGKTSPADQQGGTITITNIGVFGMDAGTPIINPGEAGIVAMGTISQKPWVVDGEVRPRWVTTVAGSFDHRVIDGDGMSRFIADVASVLEEPALLVD, encoded by the coding sequence ATGAGCACGCAGAACTTCAGCCTCCCCGACGTCGGCGAGGGTCTGACCGAGGCCGAGGTCGTGACCTGGAAGGTCGCGCCCGGTGACAACGTCGCCATCAACGACGTGATCTGCGAGATCGAGACCGCGAAGTCGCTCGTGGAGCTGCCGTCGCCGCACGCCGGCGTCGTGGGTGAGCTGCTGGTCGCCGAGGGGACCACGGTCGAGGTCGGCACCCCGATCATCACCTTCGTCACCGCCCCTTCGTCAGGCTCAGGAACCGATTCGGCGGTGGCTGTGGCACCCGCCCCGGAAGAGGGCGGTGGCTCGGTGCTCGTCGGCTACGGCACAGGCGGTGGGGCGACCTCGCGCCGCAAGCGCGCGGCCGCGCGCCCGGTGCGCTCCTCGGTCGGTGTGATCGCGAAGCCGCCGATCCGCAAGCTCGCTCGCGACCTCGGTGTCGACCTCACGACCGTCACGCCCACGGGCGCCGACGGCGAGGTCACTCGGGATGACGTCATGAAGCACGCGTCGCAGGCGAGCGTGTTCCGCAACATCGAGACGCCCGAGTGGGGTGCCGTCCGTGAGGAGACCGTGCCGGCGCCGCAGAGCGCCCCGGTCGGTCTCGCGCGCGGGATCGCCGCCCCGGCCGCCGTGGCAGGCGACGACAGCCGCACCGAGTCGATCCCGGTCAAGGGTGTGCGCAAGGCCACGTCTTCGGCCATGGTGCAGAGCGCGTACTCGGCGCCGCACGTGACGGTGTGGAAGGAGATCGACGCGAGCCGCACCATGGAGCTCGTGAAGCGCCTCAAGGCCTCGCCGGACTACGCCGACATCCGCGTCTCCCCGCTGCTGATCATGGCCCGCGCCGTGATCTGGGCTGCGCGCCGCACGCCGATGGTCAACGCCGCCTGGATCGAGACGGATGCCGGCGCCGAGATCGCCGTGCGCCACTACGTGAACCTCGGCATCGCGGCGGCCACGCCCCGCGGTCTGCTCGTGCCGAACATCAAGGACGCGCAGGACCTCGGCATGAAGGAGCTCGCCCGCGCGCTCAACCGTCTCACGCTGACCGCGCGCGAGGGCAAGACCAGCCCGGCCGATCAGCAGGGCGGCACCATCACGATCACCAACATCGGTGTGTTCGGGATGGATGCCGGCACGCCGATCATCAATCCCGGTGAGGCGGGCATCGTGGCCATGGGCACGATCAGCCAGAAGCCGTGGGTCGTCGACGGCGAGGTGCGTCCGCGCTGGGTGACCACGGTCGCCGGATCTTTCGACCACCGCGTGATCGACGGCGACGGCATGAGCCGCTTCATCGCCGACGTCGCATCCGTGCTCGAGGAGCCCGCGCTGCTCGTCGACTGA
- a CDS encoding alpha-ketoacid dehydrogenase subunit beta, translating into MTLETMPFSRALNAGMRKAMEDDPKVLLMGEDIGKLGGVFRVTEHLQRDFGDRRVLDTPLAESGIVGTAIGLAMTGFRPVIEIQFDGFVFPAFDQITTQLAKLTNRHEGALSLPIVIRIPYGGHIGAVEHHQESPEAYFAHTPGLRVVSPSTPNDAYWMIQEAIASKDPVIFMEPKSRYWQKGEVELDASAAPLHASRVVRTGTDVTLVGHGAMVTVLLQAAALAEAEGTSCEVVDVRSLSPIDYAPILDSVRKTGHMVYAQEAPGFTSIGSEVAATVMERAFYALEAPVLRVSGYDTPFPPAKLEGAYLPDADRILEAVDRSLAY; encoded by the coding sequence ATGACCCTCGAGACGATGCCGTTCAGCCGCGCGCTGAACGCCGGTATGCGCAAGGCCATGGAGGATGACCCGAAGGTGCTCCTCATGGGTGAGGACATCGGCAAGCTCGGCGGGGTCTTCCGCGTGACCGAGCACCTGCAGCGCGACTTCGGCGACCGCCGTGTGCTCGACACCCCGCTGGCGGAGTCCGGCATCGTCGGCACCGCGATCGGACTGGCCATGACAGGTTTCCGTCCGGTCATCGAGATCCAGTTCGACGGCTTCGTGTTCCCTGCGTTCGACCAGATCACCACCCAGCTCGCCAAGCTCACCAACCGGCACGAGGGTGCGCTGAGCCTCCCGATCGTGATCCGCATCCCCTACGGCGGACACATCGGCGCGGTCGAGCACCACCAGGAGAGCCCGGAGGCGTACTTCGCGCACACCCCGGGTCTGCGCGTGGTGTCGCCGTCGACCCCGAACGACGCGTACTGGATGATCCAGGAAGCGATCGCGTCGAAGGACCCGGTCATCTTCATGGAGCCGAAGAGCCGCTACTGGCAGAAGGGCGAGGTCGAGCTCGACGCGTCCGCGGCGCCGCTGCATGCCTCTCGCGTCGTGCGCACCGGCACCGACGTCACGCTCGTCGGACACGGGGCCATGGTCACCGTGCTGCTGCAGGCGGCCGCGCTCGCCGAGGCCGAAGGCACCAGCTGCGAGGTCGTCGACGTGCGCTCGCTGTCGCCTATCGACTACGCGCCGATCCTCGACTCGGTGCGCAAGACCGGGCACATGGTCTACGCGCAGGAGGCCCCGGGCTTCACCAGCATCGGCAGCGAGGTCGCGGCGACCGTGATGGAGCGCGCGTTCTACGCGCTCGAGGCTCCCGTGCTGCGCGTCTCCGGCTACGACACTCCGTTCCCACCCGCGAAGCTCGAGGGCGCGTATCTGCCGGATGCCGACCGCATCCTCGAAGCCGTCGATCGCTCGCTGGCCTACTGA